A genomic region of Salvelinus alpinus chromosome 12, SLU_Salpinus.1, whole genome shotgun sequence contains the following coding sequences:
- the LOC139535823 gene encoding vasopressin V2 receptor-like yields MHPLNSSLGNFSMMMEVEDTPRDEKLAKVEIALLSVIFVSASILNTGLLLVLWKRRKQVSRMRVFVFHLCIADLVVAFFQVCPQLMWEITDRFIGPDLVCRLVKYLQVVGMFASTYMIVVMTIDRYQAICNPMVKFQRRHARWNIPVCVAWTISLVGGLPQIFIFSRVQVAPGVFDCWADFLQPWGLKTYITWTTRVIFVLPILTVVVCQVQICRAIQVNLYLKTHQEGGSGVAFPLPSRTSSVAGVSKARIKTVKMTVVIVFVYIICWTPFFMVQLWSVWDMDAPTETTTFTILMLLASLNSCTNPCIYLLFSGQLPKKLETVLCRSPSEVKDSINDEAAVVSSLYVSFKSISDSK; encoded by the exons ATGCACCCGTTAAACAGCAGTCTCGGTAACTTCAGTATGATGATGGAGGTTGAGGACACGCCCCGGGATGAGAAACTTGCCAAAGTAGAGATCGCGCTGCTCAGTGTTATCTTCGTAAGCGCCTCTATCCTGAACACCGGGCTATTACTGGTTCTGTGGAAGCGGCGCAAACAGGTCTCCAGGATGCGTGTCTTCGTGTTCCATCTGTGCATAGCAGACCTGGTGGTTGCGTTTTTCCAGGTTTGCCCGCAGCTCATGTGGGAAATTACGGACAGGTTCATTGGACCAGACCTGGTGTGCCGCTTGGTGAAGTATCTGCAGGTAGTGGGCATGTTTGCGTCCACCTACATGATTGTGGTGATGACCATTGACCGCTACCAGGCTATATGCAACCCCATGGTCAAGTTTCAGAGGAGGCACGCGCGCTGGAACATCCCAGTGTGCGTCGCCTGGACGATCTCCCTCGTGGGCGGCCTGCCTCAGATTTTCATCTTCTCGAGGGTCCAGGTGGCGCCCGGGGTGTTCGACTGCTGGGCGGACTTCCTCCAGCCCTGGGGCCTGAAGACCTACATCACTTGGACCACGCGGGTCATCTTTGTCCTACCCATTTTGACCGTGGTGGTGTGCCAGGTGCAAATATGTCGAGCCATCCAGGTCAACCTTTATCTAAAGACGCATCAGGAGGGGGGAAGCGGGGTGGCCTTTCCACTGCCCTCCAGAACCAGCAGCGTGGCCGGGGTGTCCAAAGCACGAATCAAGACCGTGAAGATGACGGTGGTTATTGTGTTCGTCTACATCATCTGCTGGACTCCGTTCTTCATGGTCCAGCTTTGGTCTGTTTGGGACATGGACGCGCCGACGGAAA CGACAACGTTCACCATTCTGATGCTGTTGGCGAGTCTGAACAGCTGCACAAACCCCTGCATCTACCTGCTCTTCAGCGGCCAGCTGCCCAAGAAGCTGGAAACGGTGCTGTGCCGGAGTCCGTCCGAAGTGAAAGACTCCATTAATGACGAGGCCGCGGTGGTCAGCTCGCTCTACGTGAGCTTCAAAAGCATTTCCGATTCCAAATAG